In a single window of the Methanolobus psychrophilus R15 genome:
- a CDS encoding aIF-2BI family translation initiation factor, with protein MPFIQIDIMRTIDWNDESNSIVMIDQTLLPVEYKVIECKTLSSLCEAIRTLRVRGAPALGAAGGFGVALAATLSSAGTMDALIRDMHIAAKTIKATRPTAVNLAWGVDRVIDATSDAYDVEGIRDIALSEAKNIADEDVATNKMIGKHGAKLLKDGDTVMTYCNAGRMACVDWGTALGVVRSAVEAGKKTNVIACETRPLNQGSRITTWELMQDNIPVTLIADSMAGHVMRKGMVDKIIVGADRITGDAVFNKIGTYTLSVLAKEHEIPFYVAAPVSTFDFEGWEETVTIELRDENELRFCRGAQIAPADVKVYNPAFDATPMENISGIITENGVFHPPFLLDEVLP; from the coding sequence ATGCCCTTTATTCAGATAGATATCATGAGAACCATAGACTGGAATGACGAATCAAATTCTATTGTAATGATCGACCAGACCCTTCTTCCTGTGGAATATAAGGTCATTGAGTGCAAGACGCTCAGCTCTCTCTGCGAGGCCATCAGGACCCTTCGGGTAAGGGGAGCGCCGGCCCTTGGTGCAGCTGGTGGTTTCGGAGTAGCGCTTGCAGCCACGCTGAGCAGTGCCGGCACGATGGATGCGTTGATAAGGGACATGCATATAGCTGCAAAGACCATCAAGGCCACACGTCCTACCGCAGTGAACCTGGCATGGGGAGTTGACAGGGTCATCGATGCAACATCAGATGCCTACGATGTGGAAGGCATCAGGGACATTGCCCTTTCCGAAGCAAAGAACATCGCAGATGAAGATGTGGCTACTAATAAGATGATAGGCAAGCATGGGGCAAAACTGCTCAAGGATGGCGATACTGTTATGACATATTGCAATGCCGGAAGAATGGCCTGTGTGGACTGGGGTACTGCTCTTGGTGTGGTGCGCTCTGCAGTGGAGGCAGGGAAGAAGACCAATGTGATAGCCTGCGAGACCCGTCCCCTTAACCAGGGCAGCAGGATCACCACATGGGAATTAATGCAGGACAATATCCCGGTGACACTTATTGCCGACTCTATGGCCGGACATGTGATGAGAAAGGGCATGGTAGACAAGATTATTGTTGGAGCGGACAGGATAACAGGGGATGCAGTGTTCAATAAGATCGGAACCTACACCCTGTCGGTACTGGCAAAGGAACATGAAATACCGTTCTATGTCGCGGCACCGGTCTCAACCTTTGATTTTGAGGGCTGGGAAGAGACTGTGACCATAGAGCTGAGGGATGAAAACGAGCTCAGGTTCTGCAGGGGTGCCCAGATTGCGCCGGCAGATGTAAAGGTGTACAACCCGGCTTTTGACGCGACCCCCATGGAGAACATCAGCGGTATAATCACTGAGAATGGTGTGTTCCACCCGCCTTTCCTGCTGGACGAGGTGCTTCCCTGA
- a CDS encoding peptidase U32 has product MEGLQDLLACPEDIYAVYMAGAPDYVGTGRTNLSAPGLEEIREQTEYAHEKGVKMEVVLNSSCMGGQHLTPQGFNKINWYFDQLNKSGIDSITVAEPYFVEMLSREYDMEVVVSVLSFVDSPQKAVFYEELGADTIVIDPAVNRDFQKLEAIKESVSCGLKLLVNEGCLYQCPFRYAHFNFFSHANGPGPKLNVLDDYYYYKCLSLRINDPQQLIKSPWIRPEDLKEYEHITDTFKIGGRTHFPNWILNNVRAYAGRHYDGNLMDLLDCPKDIRDLFYIPNKELEGAISQWKRCDKVCIRCGYCKRLTERVVQVYSSGCAQQLLQPLNAERSI; this is encoded by the coding sequence ATGGAAGGACTTCAGGACCTTTTAGCTTGTCCGGAAGATATCTATGCTGTGTATATGGCCGGAGCCCCCGACTATGTTGGAACCGGGAGGACAAACCTAAGCGCGCCAGGACTTGAGGAGATACGGGAGCAGACCGAGTATGCGCACGAAAAGGGCGTCAAGATGGAAGTGGTCCTCAACAGTTCATGCATGGGCGGACAGCACCTGACTCCTCAGGGTTTCAATAAGATCAACTGGTACTTCGACCAGCTCAATAAATCAGGCATTGATTCCATTACAGTTGCAGAGCCTTATTTTGTAGAGATGCTCTCAAGAGAATATGACATGGAAGTAGTAGTATCAGTGCTTTCCTTCGTGGACTCGCCGCAGAAAGCAGTGTTCTACGAGGAACTGGGCGCAGACACTATTGTTATAGATCCTGCGGTCAACAGGGACTTCCAAAAGCTTGAAGCCATCAAAGAATCAGTCTCCTGCGGACTGAAGCTTCTGGTGAATGAAGGATGTCTATACCAGTGCCCTTTCAGGTACGCACACTTCAACTTCTTCTCACATGCCAACGGTCCTGGCCCGAAACTGAACGTCCTTGACGATTACTATTATTACAAGTGCCTCTCACTCAGGATCAACGACCCTCAGCAGCTCATTAAATCACCCTGGATAAGGCCTGAGGATCTCAAGGAGTACGAACATATAACGGATACGTTCAAGATCGGCGGAAGGACACATTTCCCCAACTGGATACTGAACAACGTCAGAGCATATGCAGGAAGGCACTACGATGGCAATCTGATGGACCTGCTTGACTGCCCTAAGGATATAAGGGACCTGTTCTACATACCTAACAAGGAACTGGAAGGCGCTATTTCCCAATGGAAGCGCTGCGATAAGGTATGCATCAGGTGCGGATATTGCAAAAGGCTCACTGAGAGGGTTGTACAGGTATACTCTTCCGGGTGTGCGCAACAGCTGCTTCAGCCCCTGAATGCGGAGAGAAGTATATGA
- a CDS encoding tetrahydromethanopterin S-methyltransferase subunit B: MSMIHVAPEAHLVLDPLTSLLAAEREDIISYSMDPVMVQLDELDKIADDLVNSLSPNKPLLSSFAGRENTSMQAGFYGNAFYGIVVGLGVAGLLLLVMSALGGI, from the coding sequence ATGAGCATGATTCATGTAGCCCCAGAGGCACATCTTGTATTGGATCCCCTCACCTCTTTGCTCGCTGCAGAGAGAGAGGACATCATATCATATTCCATGGATCCCGTCATGGTACAGCTTGATGAACTGGATAAGATAGCAGACGATCTTGTAAACTCCCTTTCGCCCAACAAGCCATTGCTCAGCTCATTTGCAGGACGTGAGAACACTTCCATGCAGGCAGGTTTCTATGGCAATGCCTTCTACGGAATCGTAGTTGGCCTGGGAGTCGCCGGACTGCTGCTGCTTGTGATGAGTGCACTCGGAGGCATATAA
- a CDS encoding tetrahydromethanopterin S-methyltransferase subunit E: MEPLTSMGVMALIGAAATIAGASEDLESDVGSQSNPNSQVQLAPQMMYPHRIYNKAISGEPPSNALMCAIGGTVAAVLMSTGASVILALAVGAIVGAAVHGTYSVTGYFGRIASQKRFKQPLYLDIVQSHTPVIMGYAFITTFCILVISYLMTTVMGHPFSLPLLAFIWGITVGAIGSSTGDVHYGAEREFQNVEFGSGLNAANSGNIVRKAESGIRNGIDNSWFCAKFGGPATGIAFGMVVFLSGWITVVFDPSINETLGWESIIAGVVIVLLLAIWNRKIEVAARNAFGPYKKDEEAEVAA; this comes from the coding sequence ATGGAACCGCTCACAAGTATGGGCGTAATGGCACTGATCGGAGCCGCAGCAACTATTGCTGGTGCCTCGGAGGACCTTGAATCTGATGTAGGGTCCCAGAGTAACCCGAACTCCCAAGTGCAATTAGCGCCCCAGATGATGTATCCACACAGGATCTATAACAAAGCTATTTCTGGCGAACCACCATCGAATGCACTTATGTGTGCTATCGGCGGAACTGTTGCTGCTGTTCTGATGAGCACCGGCGCATCTGTTATCCTGGCACTGGCCGTAGGAGCCATTGTCGGAGCAGCTGTACATGGTACTTATTCAGTCACAGGTTATTTTGGTAGAATAGCAAGCCAAAAACGTTTCAAACAGCCACTTTATCTTGACATCGTACAATCACACACCCCTGTAATTATGGGATATGCATTCATTACTACGTTCTGTATACTTGTTATATCGTATCTTATGACAACCGTTATGGGACACCCGTTCTCACTGCCACTGCTGGCATTCATTTGGGGAATCACTGTCGGTGCGATAGGATCTTCCACAGGTGACGTCCACTATGGTGCAGAGCGTGAATTCCAGAATGTGGAGTTCGGATCAGGACTGAACGCCGCCAACTCTGGAAACATTGTGAGGAAAGCAGAATCCGGTATCAGGAACGGTATCGATAACTCATGGTTCTGTGCCAAGTTCGGAGGACCTGCCACAGGAATAGCCTTCGGTATGGTCGTGTTCCTCAGCGGATGGATAACTGTAGTATTCGATCCTTCGATCAATGAAACCCTTGGATGGGAATCCATCATAGCAGGTGTTGTCATTGTACTGTTGCTGGCTATATGGAACAGGAAGATCGAAGTGGCTGCTCGTAATGCATTTGGGCCTTATAAGAAAGATGAGGAAGCAGAGGTGGCAGCTTGA
- a CDS encoding tetrahydromethanopterin S-methyltransferase subunit H produces MFRFDKKQEVFEVGGVKFGGQPGEYPTVLVGTMFYNRHKIVTDEDKGIFDKAAAEKLWSGIVEMGSVTGNPYVNQIVGETPEAIKKYIDWFVELDDKTPFLIDSSAGEVRAAAAEYVTEIGVAKRAIYNSINASVHADEIEAIKNSDINCSIVLAFNATDPSVKGKLEILETGGTGQSKGMLEIARECGITKPLVDVAATPLGAGAGASMRSVIAIKGHFGLPVGGGYHNMASAWDWMKNYKKKFETKEEKQAIYMPADIGTNLVPQVLGSNFQLFGPIENTDKVFPATAMVDIMMAETAKELGIEIKDPNHPIFKLV; encoded by the coding sequence ATGTTCAGATTTGACAAGAAGCAAGAAGTATTCGAAGTCGGAGGCGTCAAGTTCGGTGGACAGCCCGGCGAATATCCGACAGTGCTTGTAGGGACGATGTTCTATAACAGGCATAAGATCGTGACTGACGAGGATAAGGGTATTTTCGACAAGGCCGCAGCAGAAAAGCTATGGAGCGGTATCGTCGAGATGGGAAGCGTCACAGGTAACCCTTATGTCAACCAGATAGTGGGCGAGACACCTGAAGCCATCAAGAAATACATCGACTGGTTTGTTGAGCTTGATGACAAAACACCATTCCTGATTGACTCCTCAGCTGGAGAAGTACGCGCAGCTGCAGCAGAGTATGTGACTGAGATCGGCGTTGCCAAGAGGGCCATCTACAACTCCATCAACGCCAGTGTCCATGCAGACGAAATAGAAGCTATCAAGAACAGTGACATCAACTGTTCCATCGTCCTCGCATTCAATGCAACCGACCCCAGCGTAAAAGGAAAACTGGAGATCCTCGAGACAGGCGGCACCGGACAGAGCAAGGGTATGCTTGAGATCGCAAGGGAATGTGGCATCACAAAGCCCCTTGTGGACGTTGCAGCAACTCCCCTTGGAGCCGGTGCAGGAGCATCCATGAGGTCAGTCATAGCCATCAAGGGCCACTTCGGTCTGCCTGTTGGCGGGGGATACCACAACATGGCATCCGCATGGGACTGGATGAAGAACTACAAGAAGAAGTTCGAGACAAAGGAAGAGAAGCAGGCAATCTATATGCCCGCAGACATTGGAACAAACCTTGTGCCACAGGTGCTCGGTTCAAACTTCCAGCTCTTCGGACCTATAGAGAACACTGACAAGGTGTTCCCTGCAACAGCAATGGTCGATATCATGATGGCTGAGACCGCAAAGGAACTTGGCATCGAGATAAAGGACCCCAACCACCCCATCTTCAAGCTGGTTTAA
- a CDS encoding tetrahydromethanopterin S-methyltransferase, subunit F: MAEEEYGKGVPTVISPQMGSIEAVIEDIRYRAQLIARNQKLDSGVSATGISGFIAGFVFVLFMAIILPMFIWQVI; encoded by the coding sequence ATGGCAGAAGAAGAATATGGAAAAGGAGTTCCGACGGTCATCAGCCCGCAGATGGGATCCATTGAAGCAGTTATAGAGGATATTCGCTACAGAGCTCAGCTCATAGCAAGGAACCAGAAGCTGGATTCAGGAGTGTCCGCAACAGGTATTTCCGGATTTATCGCCGGTTTTGTCTTTGTATTGTTCATGGCCATCATACTTCCGATGTTTATCTGGCAGGTGATCTGA
- a CDS encoding tetrahydromethanopterin S-methyltransferase subunit C, which produces MSAGGGGGGAHAAIPQNNIIAFGIVGGLLGIYGAYFLVDMVGPYMSFLGALGAICGIVWGAAAVRRVANYGLGTGVPSIGMLALGIGIIASTFGLAVGGIAGPVVALVFASLIGLVVGILANKVLNMGIPIMVQSMTEIAAAGAITIVGLSTSMIGTFMFFDEVVNGVVVAQGVASGVMTTGYIAVIFIAGGLAILHPYNANLGPDEKQDRTLACAFEKGAIAMIIAGIVATITPFASGSLTILIGVAIWYVSFSGFYKLVKRDAYMVTGAGLLPSKEELE; this is translated from the coding sequence ATGTCAGCAGGCGGAGGAGGCGGAGGAGCCCATGCGGCAATTCCCCAGAATAACATAATCGCCTTCGGAATAGTAGGAGGCCTTTTAGGAATATATGGAGCGTATTTCCTTGTTGACATGGTAGGACCCTACATGTCATTCTTAGGTGCCCTTGGTGCAATATGCGGTATTGTATGGGGCGCTGCAGCAGTCAGGCGAGTCGCAAATTACGGCCTGGGTACCGGAGTACCTTCAATAGGCATGCTCGCTCTTGGTATTGGTATAATTGCATCAACATTCGGACTTGCTGTTGGCGGAATAGCCGGACCTGTGGTCGCACTGGTCTTTGCTTCCCTGATAGGACTAGTAGTAGGTATTCTAGCAAACAAGGTACTCAACATGGGCATTCCCATCATGGTGCAGTCCATGACCGAAATTGCAGCAGCGGGTGCCATAACCATTGTCGGCCTCAGCACTTCTATGATCGGGACATTCATGTTCTTTGACGAGGTAGTCAACGGCGTGGTCGTCGCCCAGGGAGTCGCAAGCGGAGTCATGACAACTGGATACATAGCAGTTATCTTCATTGCAGGCGGTCTTGCAATTCTGCACCCCTACAATGCAAACCTCGGACCTGATGAGAAACAGGACCGTACACTTGCATGTGCTTTTGAGAAAGGTGCTATTGCAATGATAATTGCAGGAATAGTCGCTACTATTACCCCGTTTGCGTCCGGGTCCCTTACAATCCTTATAGGAGTCGCTATATGGTACGTTTCCTTTAGCGGGTTCTACAAGCTTGTAAAGAGAGATGCATATATGGTAACAGGTGCAGGGCTTCTCCCTTCTAAGGAGGAACTGGAATGA
- a CDS encoding tetrahydromethanopterin S-methyltransferase subunit G has product MSNASDKIPSVVVDPADFSTVLERLNKIDEKVEFVNSEISQRIGKKVGRDIGILYGAVTGIIIFLLYVLFIAPYLASLGISI; this is encoded by the coding sequence ATGAGCAATGCAAGTGACAAAATACCAAGCGTGGTAGTTGATCCTGCAGATTTCAGTACTGTGCTCGAAAGACTCAATAAGATAGATGAAAAGGTCGAGTTCGTAAACAGTGAGATCTCACAGCGCATTGGTAAGAAAGTAGGTAGAGACATAGGCATATTGTACGGAGCAGTGACCGGGATAATCATATTCCTGTTGTACGTTCTGTTCATAGCACCATACCTGGCAAGTCTAGGAATCAGCATCTAA
- a CDS encoding ribonucleoprotein complex SRP, Srp19 component: MSEPTLQEIGLAAQKLGMAPEIEADKAYPKSWWESKGRVLIDNTAPKTALARKIASTIKDMRSGQTK; this comes from the coding sequence GTGAGCGAACCCACTCTCCAGGAAATAGGCCTTGCAGCCCAAAAGCTGGGAATGGCCCCGGAAATTGAAGCTGATAAAGCTTATCCGAAGTCCTGGTGGGAGTCTAAAGGCAGGGTGCTGATAGATAACACTGCACCAAAGACAGCGCTAGCCAGAAAGATAGCTTCCACAATCAAAGACATGCGCTCCGGCCAGACAAAATAA
- a CDS encoding tetrahydromethanopterin S-methyltransferase, subunit D: MIDIVGIIAEDIINILLITLGGVLISLGVHLIPVGGAPAAMAQATGVGTGTVQLAAGAGLTGLVTAGFMMNVTDSMGLILASGTVGAMIMISVTMLVGQWMYVYGVGCPAASAKVKYDPITKDRQDLYVSQGTEGHAIPTASFISGIIGAALGGLGGSLIYYSLLSIENGLPEADFIGIASIFAIGLFFVNAVIPSYNIGGTIEGFHDPKFKRFPKAVLASFVATFLAAIMGVVAIGGM, from the coding sequence TTGATAGATATTGTAGGAATTATAGCAGAAGATATTATTAATATACTTTTAATTACCCTCGGTGGTGTACTTATTTCATTGGGTGTCCACTTAATACCTGTAGGTGGAGCCCCGGCAGCTATGGCACAGGCAACAGGAGTAGGCACAGGTACAGTTCAACTTGCTGCTGGAGCAGGCCTTACAGGTCTTGTAACAGCAGGCTTCATGATGAATGTCACTGACAGCATGGGACTTATACTTGCATCAGGAACTGTCGGCGCCATGATAATGATATCTGTTACAATGCTTGTCGGACAATGGATGTATGTTTATGGTGTAGGTTGCCCGGCAGCATCTGCAAAGGTCAAGTATGACCCGATAACCAAGGACAGACAGGACCTTTATGTATCCCAGGGTACAGAGGGTCACGCAATACCGACAGCATCCTTCATAAGTGGCATAATCGGTGCTGCACTTGGAGGATTGGGAGGATCCCTGATATATTATTCCCTGCTCAGCATTGAGAACGGGCTTCCTGAGGCAGACTTCATAGGAATTGCAAGCATTTTCGCAATTGGCCTTTTCTTCGTTAATGCGGTCATACCCTCATATAACATAGGAGGAACCATCGAAGGTTTCCATGACCCCAAGTTCAAGAGATTCCCAAAAGCTGTGCTTGCATCCTTTGTTGCAACATTCTTAGCTGCCATCATGGGTGTAGTAGCAATTGGAGGTATGTAA
- a CDS encoding tetrahydromethanopterin S-methyltransferase subunit A, with protein MVTKREAAPDWPILKGEYDVGNIKNCVAVITCGSHLASGAQLEAGAAITGPCKTENLGIEKVVAHIISNPNIRYLIVTGAEVKGHITGQAMLALHRGGVKDNRIVGATGAIPYIENLTEAIIKRFQEQVECIDFIGTEDMNAIVAKIKEYAAKDPGAFDADPMVVEVGGGSEEEGAEAGGLKPMAAEMATIRNRILDINREMMYIGNLNKFHSGVHAGKVEGIMIGLAITLTLLGMLLFGR; from the coding sequence ATGGTTACAAAAAGAGAAGCAGCTCCTGACTGGCCAATACTCAAAGGAGAGTATGATGTAGGCAACATCAAGAACTGTGTAGCTGTGATTACCTGTGGCTCCCACCTTGCATCCGGAGCCCAGCTGGAGGCCGGTGCCGCCATTACAGGTCCCTGTAAGACAGAGAACCTGGGTATTGAGAAGGTCGTTGCACACATTATCTCAAACCCGAACATAAGGTACCTGATAGTTACTGGAGCCGAAGTAAAGGGACACATCACCGGACAGGCAATGCTAGCCCTGCATCGCGGCGGAGTGAAGGACAACAGGATTGTCGGCGCAACTGGTGCGATCCCATACATTGAGAACCTTACCGAGGCAATCATTAAGAGGTTCCAGGAACAGGTGGAATGTATAGATTTCATCGGTACTGAAGATATGAATGCCATAGTTGCCAAGATCAAGGAATATGCGGCAAAGGACCCTGGAGCCTTTGATGCAGATCCCATGGTCGTTGAAGTTGGCGGAGGCAGTGAAGAGGAAGGCGCAGAGGCAGGCGGACTTAAACCAATGGCTGCCGAGATGGCAACCATCAGGAACAGGATATTGGACATCAACAGGGAAATGATGTACATCGGTAACCTGAACAAGTTCCACTCCGGTGTGCATGCAGGCAAGGTTGAAGGAATAATGATAGGTCTTGCCATCACTCTGACACTGCTTGGAATGTTATTGTTCGGGAGGTAA
- a CDS encoding xylose isomerase domain-containing protein, which produces MILGASSFAGSFSQIASEVESIELYIPKMGLYSNAILRNDLLDKIIDELSTIDLYTSLHAPYFAASPTYPQDVLVDTGDMDDVAFRLIRESIEIAGRLGSRAVVLHPGRVNGNREKSFSSMVGNLRSLAQTAEEHGVMLGLENKEGTYQGNLCTGCAELIRAIEEVNSDNLCITFDIGHANLTCGGNMVKLREFAGAIAPYVVHVHVHDNRGIWLEHYDGDEHLAPGKGIIDYSVLNELTGYRGIYNMEVFSMEDVVKGRETILSAIRIP; this is translated from the coding sequence ATGATACTTGGCGCCTCATCCTTCGCAGGCAGTTTTTCACAGATAGCATCAGAAGTGGAATCCATAGAACTCTACATTCCCAAGATGGGACTTTACAGCAATGCGATACTCCGGAATGATCTTCTTGACAAGATAATCGATGAGCTGTCGACAATTGATCTGTACACTTCCCTGCATGCACCTTATTTTGCCGCCTCGCCTACTTATCCGCAGGATGTTCTGGTGGACACCGGGGACATGGATGATGTTGCTTTCCGGCTTATCCGGGAATCCATAGAGATTGCAGGCAGGCTTGGTTCGCGTGCTGTGGTGCTGCATCCGGGAAGAGTAAATGGCAATCGTGAGAAATCTTTCTCTTCAATGGTCGGCAATCTCCGCTCACTCGCCCAAACAGCAGAAGAGCATGGAGTAATGCTGGGTCTTGAGAACAAAGAAGGTACGTATCAGGGCAATTTATGCACTGGCTGTGCAGAGCTGATAAGAGCGATCGAGGAAGTCAATTCTGATAATCTGTGTATAACTTTCGATATAGGACACGCCAATCTTACGTGCGGGGGCAATATGGTGAAGCTGCGCGAGTTCGCAGGTGCCATAGCTCCGTATGTAGTGCATGTACACGTACATGATAACAGGGGCATATGGCTGGAGCATTACGATGGTGACGAGCACCTGGCACCGGGAAAAGGGATAATAGACTATAGTGTCCTCAACGAACTGACAGGCTACAGAGGCATCTACAACATGGAAGTGTTTTCCATGGAAGATGTGGTGAAAGGCAGGGAAACAATCCTTAGTGCTATCCGCATACCTTAG